A genomic segment from Chthoniobacterales bacterium encodes:
- a CDS encoding tetratricopeptide repeat protein gives MRAGFWIRVGGTLAAAWMATAAWAAPGAGDMTAEERYLAAINAYNAGKFAEAVVGFQRFEQDFSKTEAGQKAMANLRYPYAMSLLHTQKFPAALEVIQATLAATPPPIAEQREDLVFYKGVCEMQDQEYAAARKSFDTFVKEFPRSKQAAEAMLLYGTTWVLEEKWAEAAKQFAAIRPLVDPVDRGRATVLELYALMQEEKFDDALALVVEEFPRLNQMLQIATFQTLALQLGSEFLDKGENRKAITALQRVWNRDRLLKYQAQRLGELEDAVAAAEAQPKSDPYRTFRLRQMIAKVKREVANIEKIANFDSALRLRLATAYLAMERYREAALIMEDMLVTMPPDAVVESASLNLIQCWSAIERWPKAVEAAQTFAKKFPESKQLPMALYLEGIAQQRMNDQPAAIATFEGIRRQFPQSDFAARALFMKGFSQLLSDQNKPAIATFEEFAKTDPKSDLAESAAYWRGMGFSFDKQFPQTREVMDEYLGQYKDGAFRGAATFQKAYAAQSMHATATAIRELRAYLKAYPGHESNSEALVLLGDALMEQGDIEEGIAALKQIPSNDSKFFEEGWFKIGKAYRLLEEPKKLRPHFEQFVKEHPRSPRVAEAIYWIGWTYLQEGDPSRAREAYWQAINRYGNDATIRSVEDLFPALQKLYASGDDSASYLARLRELHAGADTDKKTILAMRALWAEALVYRKKDPDRSRNLLLDAATRVNPSTTNPLIMADCSVALEQAGRADDAERMWRDLVKWNPRAPQKDDAFAALGMIEAKRGNRAAAVAYFDRFEKETLGSMLFGKVMIEKSQLLAEDGNSEGARKALEALLANNASRGPEKAEALYRIGDLYMKEKKYALAVPYFQRIYIMHGRWHDWVAKAYLSSGEAFEELDDKTAARKTYEEMTKIEDLQGMPESTEAKKRLQALGGPTQS, from the coding sequence ATGAGAGCCGGTTTCTGGATTCGGGTCGGCGGCACGCTGGCGGCCGCCTGGATGGCGACCGCCGCCTGGGCGGCCCCGGGGGCCGGCGACATGACGGCCGAGGAGCGCTATCTCGCGGCGATCAACGCCTACAACGCCGGCAAATTCGCGGAAGCCGTGGTGGGCTTCCAGCGCTTCGAGCAGGATTTCAGCAAGACCGAGGCCGGGCAGAAGGCGATGGCGAACCTGCGTTACCCCTACGCCATGAGCCTCCTGCATACGCAGAAATTTCCGGCCGCGCTCGAGGTGATTCAGGCCACGCTGGCCGCCACCCCGCCACCGATTGCCGAGCAGCGGGAGGACCTCGTTTTTTACAAGGGCGTCTGCGAGATGCAGGACCAGGAATACGCGGCTGCGCGGAAGTCCTTCGACACGTTCGTGAAGGAGTTTCCGCGCTCGAAGCAGGCTGCCGAAGCGATGCTGCTCTACGGCACGACGTGGGTGCTCGAGGAGAAGTGGGCCGAAGCGGCGAAGCAGTTCGCCGCGATCCGGCCGCTGGTGGATCCCGTCGATCGCGGGCGCGCGACGGTGCTCGAGCTCTATGCGCTGATGCAGGAGGAAAAATTCGACGACGCGCTCGCGCTGGTCGTCGAGGAATTCCCCCGGTTGAACCAGATGCTGCAGATCGCGACCTTCCAGACGCTGGCATTGCAGCTCGGCTCCGAGTTCCTCGACAAGGGAGAGAATCGCAAGGCCATCACCGCGCTCCAGCGCGTGTGGAATCGCGATCGCCTGCTGAAATACCAGGCCCAGCGCCTGGGGGAACTCGAGGACGCCGTCGCCGCTGCCGAGGCCCAGCCGAAGAGTGACCCGTATCGCACGTTCCGCCTCAGGCAGATGATCGCCAAGGTCAAGCGCGAGGTCGCGAACATCGAAAAGATTGCGAACTTCGACTCGGCCCTGCGTCTGCGCCTCGCCACCGCCTACCTCGCGATGGAGCGCTACCGCGAGGCGGCGCTCATCATGGAGGACATGCTGGTCACGATGCCGCCGGATGCCGTCGTCGAGTCCGCGTCGCTGAACCTGATTCAGTGTTGGTCTGCGATCGAGCGCTGGCCGAAGGCGGTCGAGGCCGCGCAGACCTTCGCGAAGAAATTTCCGGAGTCGAAGCAGCTCCCGATGGCGCTGTATCTGGAAGGGATCGCGCAGCAGCGGATGAACGACCAGCCGGCGGCCATTGCGACGTTCGAGGGGATTCGCCGGCAGTTCCCGCAGTCCGACTTCGCCGCGCGGGCGCTGTTCATGAAGGGCTTCAGCCAGCTGCTCTCCGACCAGAACAAGCCCGCCATCGCGACCTTCGAGGAATTCGCGAAGACGGATCCGAAGAGCGATCTCGCGGAGTCGGCCGCCTACTGGCGCGGCATGGGATTCTCTTTCGACAAGCAATTCCCGCAAACGCGAGAGGTGATGGATGAATACCTCGGCCAATACAAGGACGGCGCCTTCCGCGGCGCGGCGACTTTCCAGAAGGCCTACGCTGCCCAGTCGATGCACGCCACCGCCACCGCCATTCGCGAGCTGCGGGCCTATTTGAAGGCGTATCCCGGCCACGAGTCGAACTCCGAGGCGCTCGTGCTGCTCGGCGATGCCCTGATGGAGCAGGGCGACATCGAGGAGGGCATCGCGGCGTTGAAGCAGATCCCTTCCAACGACTCGAAATTCTTCGAAGAGGGCTGGTTCAAGATCGGCAAGGCCTACCGGCTGCTCGAGGAGCCGAAGAAATTGCGCCCGCATTTCGAGCAGTTCGTAAAGGAGCATCCTCGCAGCCCGCGCGTGGCCGAGGCAATCTACTGGATCGGATGGACATATCTGCAGGAGGGCGATCCCTCCAGGGCGCGCGAGGCGTATTGGCAGGCGATCAATCGATACGGCAACGACGCAACCATCCGATCGGTGGAGGATCTCTTCCCCGCGCTGCAAAAACTCTACGCGTCCGGCGACGACTCCGCGAGTTACCTTGCGCGTCTGCGTGAGCTGCACGCGGGGGCCGACACCGACAAGAAGACGATTCTCGCAATGCGCGCGCTCTGGGCCGAGGCGCTTGTCTATCGGAAGAAGGATCCCGATCGCTCCCGCAATCTCCTGCTCGACGCGGCCACGCGCGTGAATCCCTCGACGACGAACCCGCTCATCATGGCCGATTGCTCCGTCGCTCTGGAACAGGCCGGCCGCGCCGACGACGCCGAGCGCATGTGGCGCGATCTGGTGAAATGGAATCCGCGCGCCCCGCAGAAGGACGATGCCTTTGCCGCGCTAGGGATGATCGAAGCCAAACGGGGGAATCGGGCCGCCGCCGTCGCGTATTTCGATCGTTTCGAGAAGGAGACGCTCGGCTCGATGCTGTTCGGCAAGGTGATGATCGAGAAGTCGCAGCTGCTCGCCGAGGACGGAAATTCCGAGGGCGCGCGCAAGGCGCTCGAGGCCCTGCTCGCGAACAACGCGTCGCGCGGACCGGAGAAGGCCGAGGCGCTCTACCGTATCGGCGACCTCTATATGAAGGAGAAGAAATACGCGCTGGCCGTGCCGTATTTCCAACGCATCTACATCATGCACGGCCGCTGGCACGACTGGGTCGCCAAGGCCTATCTCAGCAGTGGCGAGGCCTTCGAGGAACTCGACGACAAGACCGCCGCGCGAAAGACCTACGAGGAAATGACGAAGATCGAGGACCTTCAGGGAATGCCGGAATCGACCGAGGCGAAGAAGCGCCTCCAGGCTTTGGGAGGGCCGACGCAATCATGA
- a CDS encoding aminopeptidase has translation MHDVRHDKLAHVLTRHSTALQPGEKVLIDAFDIPDEFVIALVRAVRSASAIPFVQVHRARISRELALAATEAQFELASALELARMKKMDAYIAVRGSHNITEMSDVPDDRQQMIMGKMRPVLDWRINRTKWVVLRWPTPAMAQQAQKSTEAFEEFYFKVCTLDYGRMAPGMKALKALMDKTDRVHLKGPGTDLRFSIKGIGAVSCGGDRNIPDGEVFTAPVRDSVEGEITFNAPTIYQGIAFENIRLAFARGKVVDATGSNTEALIRILDSDAGARFIGEFAIGFNPHILHPMRDILFDEKIAGSFHFTPGQAYSVGGNGNKSRIHWDMVNIQRPDYGGGEIWFDGKLIRKDGLFVVPSLKKLNPDYLAA, from the coding sequence ATGCACGACGTCCGCCACGACAAGCTCGCCCACGTTCTCACCCGCCACTCCACCGCGCTGCAGCCCGGCGAAAAGGTGCTCATCGACGCCTTCGACATCCCCGACGAATTCGTGATCGCGCTCGTGCGCGCGGTGCGTTCCGCCAGCGCCATCCCATTCGTGCAGGTGCACCGCGCCCGCATCAGTCGCGAGCTGGCCCTGGCGGCCACCGAAGCGCAATTCGAGCTCGCGAGCGCCCTCGAGCTGGCGCGCATGAAGAAAATGGACGCCTACATCGCGGTCCGCGGCAGCCACAACATCACCGAGATGTCCGACGTGCCCGACGACCGCCAGCAGATGATCATGGGCAAGATGCGTCCCGTGCTCGACTGGCGCATCAACAGGACGAAATGGGTGGTCCTGCGCTGGCCGACGCCCGCGATGGCCCAGCAGGCCCAGAAGAGCACCGAGGCGTTCGAGGAATTTTACTTCAAAGTCTGCACGCTCGACTACGGCCGCATGGCGCCCGGCATGAAAGCCCTCAAGGCGCTCATGGACAAAACCGACCGCGTGCACCTCAAGGGACCCGGCACCGATCTGCGATTCAGCATCAAGGGCATCGGCGCGGTCTCCTGCGGCGGCGATCGCAACATTCCCGATGGCGAGGTCTTCACCGCACCGGTTCGCGACAGCGTCGAAGGCGAGATCACCTTCAATGCGCCGACGATTTACCAGGGCATCGCCTTCGAAAACATCCGCCTTGCCTTCGCCAGGGGCAAGGTGGTGGACGCGACCGGCAGCAACACCGAGGCGCTCATCCGCATCCTCGACAGCGACGCCGGCGCGCGTTTCATCGGCGAATTCGCGATCGGCTTCAATCCTCACATCCTCCATCCGATGCGCGATATTCTCTTCGACGAGAAGATCGCCGGCTCCTTCCACTTCACGCCGGGCCAGGCCTATTCGGTCGGCGGCAACGGCAACAAGAGCCGCATCCACTGGGACATGGTGAACATCCAGCGCCCCGACTACGGCGGCGGCGAGATCTGGTTCGACGGCAAGCTCATCCGCAAGGACGGCCTGTTTGTCGTCCCGTCGCTGAAGAAGCTGAATCCCGACTACCTCGCGGCGTAG
- a CDS encoding carboxypeptidase regulatory-like domain-containing protein, producing the protein MKKANTTLGKSRGLTLRWGILLVAMLGFPCRAEEPARKTGVLQSADGSPVADAPFHVFTYSRKASDCVELASGKTGKNGEFSYPVEQSDVEKFSPPFFFAEIPGNGHFAANLQINKAEPVVLKAWGPWADLVVTFTTPDGKPASGLHGRVTQVYDTTDEFLLDVPRLPTGTWDATTDSNGQLILHGLPVHYRFYLEMDDARYAQLMGHNSTPQWLAAGRPQSVKLIPAGSISGQVTFPDGTPVRDVPVEVLEQYHYEDAGGGSGKTRTDAEGRFTIGGLRPATYDVMARLTPKQAEEWAAAVRPGVRLRLAENAANQDIRLTKGVLVTGKITNSETGKLIADQALTIGLVPADETSPLGQLWAETSEGRYRTRIPAVPHRVYFASSAKGFERGEEEPTRVNARDGEEVTVDFALKPKGKPFQVTGRVIGTDGKPAAGAAVHVFLTNGYESSSDTVDSTGNFSIEIPRNIKEAIPIFATDGPRRSPIQKVAVGKPITLQLGDKDLTSIRGCVVDEQGKPIPGATVHFQLADDAVDWQHALSTDATGRFELADIWSDVAFNVYGEAEGFGYAHKKVTTTRGKKLDLGNLVLKKADRVLEGVVVDPDGKPASVLLSVSGGSDQPMVSAKSDSEGHFLVSGLLEGKIFLRARQKFGERYVDVARAKAEAGDRQIKLTIKRADATLHGRLVNSAKQPIAGAMVVTNDHDQPGDISAITAKDGTFRLPGVFPGWLTVKVMPDRHSKTAIALRGKAGSEESLLVLPAPPIAATANPPTPPARLVGVGDPAPAAEVAVWLTSAPLPPQNQGTVRILDFWNIFCGPCIANLPRQQEFWEAHRREGLEMIALHPAWNEQEIREFLAARPNVRFPIAIEKEGCPTSNRYPIEGVPTYVVIDPDGKIEFIGAGDWEGAKAKALSLLAALAKQKAESP; encoded by the coding sequence ATGAAGAAAGCCAACACGACGTTGGGCAAATCGCGTGGTCTGACATTGCGCTGGGGAATCCTGCTCGTCGCCATGCTCGGCTTTCCCTGCCGGGCCGAGGAACCGGCCCGCAAGACAGGCGTCCTGCAATCCGCCGATGGCTCTCCCGTGGCGGATGCGCCGTTTCACGTTTTCACATATTCCCGGAAGGCATCGGATTGTGTCGAACTCGCGTCCGGAAAAACCGGAAAGAACGGCGAGTTCTCCTACCCGGTTGAACAGAGCGATGTCGAAAAATTCTCCCCGCCTTTTTTCTTCGCTGAGATTCCGGGGAACGGACATTTTGCGGCAAATCTTCAGATCAACAAGGCGGAGCCTGTCGTGCTGAAAGCCTGGGGGCCGTGGGCGGATCTCGTCGTGACCTTCACGACTCCCGATGGCAAGCCTGCCAGCGGGCTGCACGGCCGCGTGACGCAGGTTTACGACACCACAGATGAATTCCTTTTGGACGTGCCGCGTCTCCCGACAGGCACCTGGGATGCCACGACGGATTCCAACGGCCAATTGATCCTGCACGGCCTGCCGGTCCACTACCGGTTTTATCTGGAAATGGATGACGCGCGCTACGCGCAGTTGATGGGCCACAATTCCACCCCCCAATGGCTCGCTGCGGGCAGGCCGCAGTCCGTAAAATTGATCCCGGCCGGCAGCATTTCAGGCCAGGTCACGTTCCCTGATGGGACACCCGTCAGGGACGTGCCCGTGGAGGTCCTAGAGCAGTATCATTATGAAGACGCTGGCGGCGGCAGTGGCAAGACCCGCACGGATGCGGAGGGGCGCTTTACCATCGGAGGTCTACGCCCGGCAACTTACGACGTCATGGCAAGGCTTACTCCCAAGCAAGCCGAGGAGTGGGCGGCGGCGGTTCGTCCGGGCGTCAGACTGCGCCTTGCGGAGAACGCCGCGAATCAGGACATCCGGCTGACCAAGGGCGTGCTGGTCACCGGCAAAATCACGAACTCCGAGACGGGCAAGCTTATTGCCGACCAGGCGCTGACCATCGGGCTCGTCCCTGCAGACGAGACATCGCCCCTCGGCCAGCTTTGGGCCGAAACCTCCGAGGGGCGCTACCGCACACGGATACCTGCGGTCCCGCATCGCGTCTATTTCGCCAGTTCGGCCAAAGGCTTCGAGCGCGGTGAGGAAGAACCAACGCGCGTCAACGCCAGGGACGGCGAGGAAGTCACCGTGGATTTCGCGCTCAAGCCGAAAGGCAAGCCGTTCCAAGTCACGGGCCGCGTGATCGGAACTGACGGCAAACCCGCCGCGGGAGCCGCCGTGCACGTCTTCCTCACGAATGGCTACGAGTCATCATCCGACACGGTGGATTCGACCGGGAATTTCTCCATCGAGATTCCGAGGAATATCAAGGAGGCGATCCCGATCTTTGCGACGGACGGCCCGAGGCGATCACCGATCCAAAAGGTCGCTGTGGGCAAGCCGATCACCCTCCAACTGGGCGACAAGGATCTCACCTCGATCCGCGGCTGCGTCGTCGATGAACAGGGCAAGCCGATCCCCGGCGCCACCGTCCATTTCCAGCTCGCGGATGATGCCGTGGACTGGCAGCACGCGCTCTCCACCGATGCCACGGGCAGATTCGAGCTGGCGGATATCTGGAGCGATGTCGCATTCAACGTGTATGGCGAGGCCGAAGGCTTCGGGTATGCCCACAAAAAAGTGACCACGACCCGAGGCAAAAAACTCGACCTCGGGAATCTCGTGCTCAAGAAGGCCGATCGGGTATTGGAAGGCGTTGTCGTTGATCCAGACGGAAAGCCCGCTTCCGTCTTGTTAAGTGTATCAGGCGGCAGCGATCAACCGATGGTTTCGGCCAAGAGCGACTCGGAGGGCCATTTTCTGGTCTCGGGACTCCTCGAAGGAAAAATCTTTCTGCGTGCCCGGCAGAAATTCGGGGAACGCTATGTGGATGTCGCCCGCGCCAAGGCCGAAGCTGGCGACCGACAAATCAAGCTGACCATCAAGCGCGCGGACGCCACCTTGCACGGCCGGCTTGTAAACTCCGCAAAGCAACCCATCGCCGGCGCGATGGTCGTGACAAACGATCACGACCAGCCCGGCGACATCTCAGCCATCACCGCGAAGGATGGGACGTTCCGACTGCCCGGCGTCTTCCCGGGATGGTTGACCGTAAAAGTCATGCCCGACAGGCATTCCAAAACCGCCATCGCCCTCCGCGGCAAGGCTGGCAGCGAGGAAAGTCTCCTCGTGCTGCCCGCGCCTCCGATCGCTGCGACGGCAAATCCACCCACGCCACCCGCCAGGCTCGTCGGCGTCGGAGACCCGGCCCCGGCGGCCGAGGTTGCCGTGTGGCTCACCTCCGCGCCACTTCCGCCGCAGAATCAAGGCACGGTGCGCATCCTCGATTTCTGGAACATCTTCTGCGGCCCCTGCATTGCGAACCTGCCCAGGCAGCAGGAATTCTGGGAAGCGCACCGGCGCGAAGGGCTGGAAATGATTGCTCTCCACCCCGCCTGGAACGAACAGGAGATTCGCGAATTTCTCGCCGCACGGCCAAACGTTCGCTTCCCCATCGCGATTGAAAAAGAAGGATGCCCGACCTCTAATCGCTATCCCATCGAGGGCGTCCCCACCTATGTGGTGATCGACCCCGACGGGAAGATCGAGTTCATCGGTGCCGGAGATTGGGAAGGCGCGAAGGCGAAGGCGCTTTCCCTGCTCGCCGCCCTCGCGAAGCAAAAAGCGGAGTCTCCATAA
- a CDS encoding FtsX-like permease family protein, with protein sequence MKKPFSLFLALRYLKPKRTFVSVITIISILGVTLGITVLILVISVMSGFELELQKKVIGFDAHITVQSDGIVENWKEIAREVQAVPGVVPDGVAPYTMGRVMAEADHRWLAPIVRGIDPVKEAHITDIGKYLIASSKMDADGRPQLDLDGEKCVVGADFARQLGLSIGSTLNVTSPKNAQEIMVQIDKAQKEGNKDPQVFENIKSLVLPTALTVTGIFESGRYLYDSDFVLVPLFIGQEMYELDPDSVHGLSVKTTDPFTSGVTRDGIMQRIGPPNIARTWVEQNKELFDAIRMERGVMFFLLMFIVLVAAFGIMNTLITVTVQKTREIGILKALGARTGQIVGIFVAQGMVVGFFGTLTGLGLGMTLIRFRNETRDFLADVLGISVFPQSVYQFSEIPAKVVPSDVAIICVSAFVICSVAALIPAYFAARLDPVKALRYE encoded by the coding sequence GTGAAAAAGCCGTTCAGCCTGTTCCTTGCCCTGCGCTACCTGAAACCGAAGCGCACGTTCGTGTCCGTCATTACGATCATCTCGATCCTCGGCGTCACGCTCGGCATCACGGTGCTGATCCTCGTGATTTCGGTGATGAGCGGCTTCGAGCTCGAGCTTCAGAAGAAGGTGATCGGGTTCGACGCGCACATCACCGTCCAGAGCGACGGCATCGTCGAGAACTGGAAGGAAATTGCGAGGGAAGTGCAGGCCGTGCCGGGCGTCGTGCCAGATGGGGTCGCGCCCTACACCATGGGTCGCGTGATGGCCGAGGCGGACCACCGCTGGCTTGCGCCGATCGTCCGCGGCATCGACCCCGTGAAGGAGGCGCACATCACCGACATCGGCAAATACCTCATCGCGTCCTCGAAGATGGACGCCGATGGCCGCCCGCAGCTCGATCTCGACGGCGAAAAATGCGTCGTCGGCGCCGATTTTGCCCGCCAGCTCGGGCTGAGCATCGGCAGCACGCTCAACGTCACTTCGCCCAAGAATGCCCAGGAAATCATGGTGCAAATCGACAAGGCGCAGAAGGAAGGGAACAAGGATCCGCAGGTCTTCGAGAACATCAAGTCGCTCGTCCTGCCGACGGCGCTCACCGTCACCGGCATCTTCGAGAGCGGGCGCTACCTCTACGACAGCGATTTTGTGCTCGTGCCGCTTTTCATCGGCCAGGAGATGTATGAGCTCGATCCCGACAGCGTGCACGGGCTTTCGGTCAAGACGACGGATCCCTTCACATCGGGCGTCACGCGAGACGGCATCATGCAGCGCATCGGGCCGCCGAATATCGCCCGCACGTGGGTCGAGCAGAACAAGGAACTCTTCGACGCGATTCGCATGGAGCGCGGGGTGATGTTCTTCCTGCTGATGTTCATCGTGCTCGTGGCGGCATTCGGCATCATGAACACGCTCATCACCGTCACGGTGCAGAAGACGCGCGAGATCGGCATTCTCAAGGCGCTCGGCGCCCGCACGGGGCAGATCGTCGGCATTTTTGTCGCGCAGGGCATGGTCGTCGGGTTCTTCGGCACGCTCACCGGCCTCGGGCTCGGCATGACGCTTATCCGCTTCCGCAACGAAACCCGCGACTTCCTCGCCGACGTGCTGGGCATCTCCGTCTTCCCGCAGTCGGTCTACCAGTTCAGTGAAATTCCCGCGAAGGTCGTGCCCTCCGACGTCGCGATCATTTGCGTGAGCGCGTTCGTGATCTGCTCGGTCGCGGCGCTCATTCCGGCCTACTTCGCGGCCCGCCTCGATCCGGTCAAGGCGCTGCGCTACGAGTAA
- a CDS encoding saccharopine dehydrogenase C-terminal domain-containing protein: MVIGIGGVGSVIGQRLHEYDCFDRIVLADMDTTFANQLAARTPRNRFVVVQANAMQTERLAALMKESEVKVTCNACTCQTNHSVLEACVRSGSHYIDMAADIYSPPGVKRPGKNSFEAEIEKFNQRFLDADLAGILCMGMDPGAVNIFARWAMDRLDTASSIRVLDADNAEVRGYRFAVLFSPETFFEELGAVPYFVKDGRVTSGKPLETEVEWVRFPDPIGLQKTYAVAHEEGVSLGIYPPFVEKGVRYSVFKYSIPEKVVNISKSLALLNLDSWKKIRVDGVEVAPVRVASASLPKPAQLGATVDGYSCVGTEVRGTKDRKRVEYFVYSMDSHRDTYEKYGYSLTLVQTGIPPALTARLLATGKIPERGVMMPEHLDPEALMNDFSREGLPIFIEKREVERW, from the coding sequence ATGGTAATCGGGATCGGCGGAGTGGGCTCCGTGATCGGACAGCGGCTGCACGAATACGACTGCTTCGACCGCATCGTGCTCGCGGACATGGACACGACGTTTGCGAATCAGCTCGCGGCCCGCACGCCGCGGAATCGCTTCGTCGTCGTGCAGGCCAATGCCATGCAGACCGAGCGCCTCGCGGCGCTGATGAAGGAATCCGAGGTGAAGGTCACCTGCAACGCCTGCACCTGCCAGACGAATCACTCCGTGCTCGAGGCCTGCGTGCGCTCGGGCTCGCATTACATCGACATGGCCGCGGATATCTATTCCCCGCCCGGCGTGAAGCGCCCCGGCAAGAATTCCTTCGAGGCCGAGATCGAGAAGTTCAACCAGCGTTTCCTCGACGCAGACCTCGCCGGCATCCTCTGCATGGGCATGGACCCCGGCGCCGTGAACATCTTCGCCCGATGGGCCATGGATCGCCTGGACACCGCCAGTTCCATCCGCGTGCTGGACGCTGACAATGCCGAGGTGCGCGGCTACCGCTTCGCCGTCCTGTTCTCGCCGGAGACGTTCTTCGAGGAGCTCGGCGCCGTGCCGTATTTCGTGAAGGACGGCCGCGTCACCAGCGGGAAGCCCCTCGAGACGGAGGTCGAATGGGTGCGCTTTCCCGATCCCATCGGCCTGCAAAAGACCTACGCCGTCGCTCACGAGGAGGGCGTGAGCCTCGGCATCTATCCGCCATTCGTCGAAAAAGGCGTGCGCTATTCCGTCTTCAAATACTCCATCCCCGAGAAGGTCGTGAACATCTCGAAGTCGCTCGCGCTCCTCAATCTCGACTCGTGGAAAAAGATTCGCGTCGACGGCGTGGAGGTCGCGCCCGTGCGCGTGGCGAGCGCCAGCCTGCCGAAGCCCGCTCAACTCGGCGCCACGGTGGACGGCTATTCCTGCGTCGGCACCGAGGTGCGCGGCACGAAGGACCGCAAGCGCGTCGAATATTTCGTCTACTCGATGGATAGCCACCGCGACACCTACGAGAAATACGGCTACTCGCTCACGCTCGTGCAGACCGGCATCCCCCCCGCGCTCACCGCGCGACTGCTCGCCACGGGCAAGATCCCCGAGCGCGGCGTGATGATGCCCGAGCATCTCGACCCCGAGGCGCTGATGAACGATTTCTCCCGCGAAGGCCTGCCGATCTTCATCGAGAAGCGCGAAGTCGAGCGCTGGTAG
- a CDS encoding type II toxin-antitoxin system VapC family toxin, translating into MSWLLDTDVLSQPARKHGDPAVVAWLRENKDDCFTSSIVIAQLAYWVRSKDGAQRTALQAWLTTLVDAMRGRIHGFNVSVAHAWADQQITLETAGQPMPLEDSYIAATARRYNLTVVTGNDRHFRRPGIKVFNPFKELPRP; encoded by the coding sequence TTGAGCTGGTTGCTGGATACGGATGTTTTGAGCCAGCCCGCGCGCAAGCACGGCGATCCCGCCGTCGTCGCGTGGCTGCGGGAGAACAAGGACGATTGCTTCACCAGTTCCATCGTCATCGCCCAGCTCGCCTATTGGGTGCGCAGCAAGGATGGCGCTCAACGCACGGCGCTTCAAGCCTGGCTCACCACTTTGGTCGATGCCATGCGCGGCCGAATTCATGGTTTCAACGTCTCGGTCGCCCATGCCTGGGCGGACCAACAGATCACGCTCGAAACCGCCGGCCAACCCATGCCGCTCGAAGACAGCTACATTGCGGCCACGGCCCGCCGCTACAATCTCACCGTCGTCACCGGGAACGATCGGCATTTCCGCCGCCCGGGAATCAAAGTTTTCAATCCTTTCAAGGAACTCCCGCGTCCGTGA